Proteins encoded within one genomic window of Bradyrhizobium sp. CB1717:
- a CDS encoding HAMP domain-containing methyl-accepting chemotaxis protein: MAIRLGAGRLLGRFKPRFKKPQWGVRGSLFTAFAVIAGMGLVIAAGAGLALQNLGGRMTELSGRDIPRLAASLQLSALSASLAAQGPALLAAQSEEALNERTKKLRELQEQTQQKLNEIIELGGDKSVVSGLSETMKSINEAAQSLAKAARERLDVAALHDKQYDALRNAQGAFVGAASPAMLDAQTRVNAILGSANLSAEDATEAAQTVGQLGNVVASGNLAAADMSAALSANTSDKLDDIQKEFKTAQGRLRSNLDLLPDNEGNKMLRATAEKLLALGSGKTGVFNLREKELDSIDYGQTILDETRKLNVGLGISVQQLVDGVQKETNASTFQARQEISLATSVMLALGALMLVGSALFVWLYVGRNILRRITGLQRAMQQLSAGDLDTEIARSKHNDEIGAMTDTLTVFRDSMVEARALSSEQDKDRAAKAERAARMEARIADFEGTVRTALDNLAQSANSMQSTAQSMSTTADQSNALVNAVASAAEETSVNVQTVSSGTEQLSSSIQEISKQVVTSAAIAKKAVDEAGATDTTVQSLADSASRISVVVDLIQTIASQTNLLALNATIEAARAGEAGRGFAVVASEVKSLASQTAKATEEIRTQIASMQQVTTSAVGAIQGIGRIIGEINDVTTTIAAAVEEQGAATREIARNIQHAAGGTSEVSSNIVGVSTASAEAGAAANDVLGASDALRREADMLRGEIDAFLNNMRAA, encoded by the coding sequence ATGGCGATCCGTCTGGGCGCTGGCCGTTTGCTTGGTCGATTCAAGCCTCGTTTCAAGAAGCCACAATGGGGCGTGCGCGGGAGCCTGTTCACGGCCTTCGCGGTGATCGCGGGCATGGGCCTCGTGATCGCAGCCGGCGCTGGCCTCGCGCTGCAGAATCTCGGCGGACGCATGACAGAACTGAGCGGGCGGGACATTCCGCGCCTTGCCGCCAGCCTGCAATTGTCGGCCCTGAGCGCGAGCCTTGCGGCACAGGGACCGGCCCTGCTTGCGGCTCAAAGCGAGGAAGCCCTGAACGAGCGCACCAAGAAGCTCAGGGAGTTGCAGGAGCAGACGCAGCAGAAACTCAACGAGATCATCGAGCTCGGCGGTGACAAATCCGTCGTCTCCGGTCTCAGCGAGACCATGAAGAGCATCAACGAGGCGGCCCAGAGCCTGGCCAAGGCCGCCCGCGAACGGCTGGACGTCGCAGCCCTTCATGACAAGCAATATGACGCGCTCCGCAACGCGCAGGGCGCGTTCGTCGGCGCGGCCAGCCCGGCGATGCTCGATGCGCAGACCCGGGTCAACGCCATTCTCGGCTCGGCAAACCTGTCGGCCGAAGATGCCACTGAAGCGGCGCAGACCGTCGGCCAGCTCGGCAACGTCGTTGCCAGCGGCAATCTCGCGGCGGCCGACATGAGCGCGGCGCTGTCGGCGAACACGAGCGACAAGCTCGACGACATCCAGAAGGAGTTCAAGACGGCACAGGGACGCCTGCGCTCGAACCTCGATCTGTTGCCGGACAATGAGGGCAACAAGATGCTGCGCGCGACGGCGGAAAAGCTGCTCGCGCTCGGCAGCGGCAAGACCGGCGTGTTCAATCTGCGCGAGAAGGAGCTCGACTCCATCGACTACGGCCAGACCATCCTGGACGAGACGCGCAAGCTCAATGTCGGCCTCGGCATCAGCGTGCAGCAGCTCGTCGACGGCGTGCAGAAGGAGACCAACGCCTCGACCTTCCAGGCGCGGCAGGAGATTTCACTCGCGACCTCGGTCATGCTGGCGCTGGGCGCGTTGATGCTGGTCGGCTCGGCCCTGTTCGTCTGGCTCTATGTCGGCCGCAACATCCTGCGCCGGATCACCGGTCTCCAGCGCGCTATGCAGCAGCTTTCGGCCGGCGACCTCGACACCGAGATCGCGCGCTCGAAGCACAATGACGAGATCGGCGCGATGACCGACACGCTGACCGTGTTCCGCGACAGCATGGTCGAGGCTCGCGCGCTCTCCAGCGAGCAGGACAAGGATCGCGCGGCCAAGGCCGAGCGTGCCGCGCGCATGGAAGCCAGGATCGCCGATTTCGAGGGCACGGTGCGCACCGCGCTCGACAATCTGGCGCAATCGGCCAATTCGATGCAGTCGACCGCGCAGAGCATGTCGACCACCGCCGATCAGTCCAACGCGCTGGTGAACGCGGTCGCCTCCGCCGCAGAGGAGACCTCGGTCAACGTGCAAACGGTATCGTCGGGCACCGAGCAGCTCTCGTCCTCGATCCAGGAGATCAGCAAGCAGGTCGTCACCTCGGCCGCGATCGCCAAGAAGGCGGTCGACGAGGCCGGCGCCACCGACACCACGGTGCAGAGCCTCGCCGACAGCGCAAGCCGCATCAGCGTCGTCGTCGACCTGATCCAGACCATCGCCTCGCAGACCAACCTGCTCGCGCTGAACGCCACCATCGAGGCGGCCCGCGCCGGCGAGGCCGGCCGCGGCTTCGCGGTGGTCGCCTCCGAGGTGAAGAGCCTCGCCAGCCAGACCGCCAAGGCGACGGAAGAGATCCGCACCCAGATCGCCAGCATGCAGCAGGTCACGACGTCGGCGGTCGGCGCCATCCAGGGCATCGGCCGGATCATCGGCGAGATCAACGACGTCACCACCACGATCGCGGCCGCGGTCGAGGAACAGGGCGCGGCCACCCGCGAGATCGCCCGCAACATTCAGCACGCGGCCGGCGGCACCAGCGAGGTCTCCAGCAATATCGTCGGCGTCTCCACCGCCTCCGCCGAAGCCGGCGCGGCGGCAAACGACGTGCTGGGCGCCTCCGACGCGCTCCGCCGCGAGGCCGACATGCTGCGCGGGGAGATCGACGCGTTCCTCAACAATATGCGGGCGGCGTAA
- a CDS encoding outer membrane protein codes for MKKILFATVALLVVGAAAPAVGADLGNRNYYKTPAPAYAAPIYNWTGFYIGGHLGGAFSSDNNFNGLSTGNNGNGRFLGGVQVGADWQFNPNFVVGVEGQYSWLSGSVGAVFPGGIAYTNDQRGLGSITGRVGYTWGPGLVYVKGGYAYSNNNEKVTVGGVPTAFVITGDHRNGYTVGAGIEYMFAPNWSAKAEYQYYNFGDASFTGGPLAGTGSFTTDDHTVKAGLNYRFNWASPAVARY; via the coding sequence ATGAAGAAGATTCTGTTTGCGACCGTGGCGCTGCTGGTCGTGGGCGCTGCCGCGCCGGCCGTCGGTGCCGATCTCGGTAACCGCAACTACTACAAGACGCCCGCGCCGGCCTATGCCGCGCCGATCTACAACTGGACCGGTTTCTACATCGGTGGCCATCTCGGCGGCGCCTTCTCCAGCGACAACAATTTCAACGGCCTCTCCACCGGCAACAACGGCAACGGCCGTTTCCTCGGCGGCGTGCAGGTCGGTGCGGACTGGCAGTTCAACCCGAACTTCGTGGTCGGCGTCGAAGGCCAATATTCCTGGCTGTCCGGCAGCGTCGGCGCGGTGTTCCCGGGCGGCATCGCCTATACCAACGATCAGCGCGGCCTCGGCTCGATCACCGGCCGCGTCGGCTACACCTGGGGCCCCGGCCTCGTCTACGTGAAGGGCGGCTACGCCTATTCCAACAACAACGAGAAGGTGACCGTCGGCGGCGTGCCGACCGCTTTCGTCATCACCGGCGATCACCGCAACGGCTACACCGTGGGCGCCGGTATCGAATACATGTTCGCCCCGAACTGGTCGGCCAAGGCCGAGTACCAGTACTACAATTTCGGCGACGCGAGCTTCACCGGCGGTCCGCTCGCGGGCACCGGCAGCTTCACCACCGACGACCACACGGTCAAGGCCGGCCTCAACTACCGCTTCAACTGGGCAAGCCCCGCCGTCGCGCGCTACTGA
- a CDS encoding AEC family transporter, with protein MEVASLVLPVFAIIVTGWLAGELGYLSRSLADALVHFAYNVAMPALLVVTIAQEPARNLLEWRFLLAFGGGSLICFALVFLAVRAGGRHDLASSTIHGMAAAMTNTGFVALPILHAIYGQPAVLPAAVATVFVAAVMFPITVILLERDARGSSAQFAGLAKQILLNPMVLSTLVGLVWAITGLPIPAPVAAYLNMIAAALTPCALFAIGLGLSVEGLRSNLKASFALAAVKLVIMPLIVYGLCVIIGLNALYTVAAVICAAVPTAKTVYVLAHEHKVEEKLVAATVSVTTMLSVATLLVALYLLSGLATGTR; from the coding sequence ATGGAAGTCGCCAGCCTCGTTCTTCCCGTATTCGCGATCATCGTCACCGGCTGGCTCGCCGGCGAGCTCGGCTATCTCTCACGATCGCTGGCCGATGCCCTGGTGCATTTCGCCTACAACGTCGCGATGCCGGCGCTGCTGGTCGTCACCATCGCCCAGGAGCCGGCCCGCAACCTGCTGGAATGGCGCTTCCTGCTCGCCTTCGGCGGCGGCTCCCTGATCTGCTTCGCGCTGGTGTTCCTGGCGGTCCGCGCGGGTGGCAGGCACGATCTCGCCAGCAGCACCATCCATGGCATGGCGGCGGCGATGACCAACACCGGCTTCGTGGCGCTGCCGATCCTGCACGCGATCTACGGCCAGCCCGCCGTCCTGCCCGCTGCGGTGGCAACGGTGTTCGTCGCCGCCGTGATGTTTCCGATCACGGTCATCCTGCTGGAACGGGACGCGCGCGGGTCGTCGGCGCAGTTCGCGGGCCTCGCCAAGCAGATCCTGCTCAATCCGATGGTCCTGTCGACACTTGTCGGCCTCGTCTGGGCGATCACGGGCCTGCCGATTCCGGCGCCGGTCGCGGCCTATCTCAACATGATTGCGGCCGCGCTGACGCCCTGCGCACTGTTTGCCATCGGGCTTGGCCTGTCGGTCGAAGGCCTGCGGTCCAACCTGAAGGCCTCGTTCGCGCTTGCCGCCGTGAAGCTCGTGATCATGCCGCTGATCGTCTACGGACTTTGTGTGATCATCGGCCTCAACGCGCTCTACACCGTCGCCGCCGTGATATGCGCCGCCGTGCCGACGGCGAAGACGGTGTACGTGCTGGCGCACGAGCACAAGGTCGAGGAGAAGCTGGTCGCAGCCACGGTCTCGGTCACGACAATGCTGTCGGTCGCGACATTGCTGGTCGCGCTGTACCTGCTCTCCGGCCTCGCGACCGGGACGCGCTGA
- a CDS encoding MBL fold metallo-hydrolase, whose protein sequence is MSGQPIIRAFFDEPTNTVSYLVADPTTKKTAIIDPVFDYDHNSGEVDTRSVEAMLKAAEAAGYAIEWVLETHAHADHLSGAPFIKAKTRAKIGIGEHIKDVQRIFRPIFNATDLKTDGSDFDRLFRDGERFRIGELDVEVIHTPGHTPADISYKIEDAVFVGDTLFMPDYGTARTDFPGGDAHKLYRSIQRLLALPPETQLFMCHDYKAPGRDTYAWETTVREEREKNVQVKDGVTEDEFVAMRQARDAGLSAPRLLLPSIQVNIRAGKFPPAEANGVRYLTIPVTLKGGAETCV, encoded by the coding sequence ATGTCAGGACAACCCATCATCCGAGCGTTCTTCGACGAGCCGACCAACACGGTGAGCTATCTGGTCGCAGATCCGACGACCAAGAAGACTGCCATCATCGATCCGGTGTTTGACTACGATCACAACTCGGGTGAGGTGGACACGCGTTCGGTCGAGGCGATGTTGAAGGCCGCGGAAGCGGCGGGCTACGCGATCGAATGGGTACTCGAGACGCATGCCCATGCCGACCACCTCTCTGGCGCCCCTTTCATCAAGGCGAAGACCCGCGCCAAGATCGGCATCGGCGAGCATATCAAGGATGTGCAGCGCATCTTTCGGCCAATATTCAACGCCACCGACCTGAAGACCGACGGCAGCGACTTCGACCGGCTCTTCCGGGACGGCGAGCGCTTCAGGATCGGTGAACTCGACGTGGAGGTGATCCACACGCCTGGACACACACCGGCCGACATCTCCTACAAGATCGAGGATGCCGTGTTCGTCGGCGACACCCTGTTCATGCCGGACTACGGCACGGCGCGCACCGACTTCCCCGGCGGCGACGCGCACAAGCTTTATAGGTCGATACAGCGGCTCCTGGCGCTGCCGCCCGAGACGCAGCTGTTCATGTGTCACGACTATAAGGCTCCCGGCCGCGACACCTACGCCTGGGAAACGACGGTGCGCGAGGAGCGCGAGAAGAACGTTCAGGTGAAGGACGGCGTCACGGAGGACGAATTCGTGGCCATGCGCCAGGCGCGCGACGCCGGGCTATCCGCGCCGCGGTTGCTGCTACCCTCCATCCAGGTCAACATCCGCGCCGGCAAATTTCCACCGGCCGAAGCCAACGGAGTACGCTATCTCACTATTCCCGTGACGCTGAAGGGAGGAGCAGAGACCTGCGTTTAG
- a CDS encoding metalloregulator ArsR/SmtB family transcription factor: MASRAFDLETFEKQAVEVAGILRALANERRLMILCQLVECGESNVNALAEAVGLSQSALSQHLARMREEGLVTFRRESQTLWYRIADPRIEQLFATLHRLFCKPTRAKN, encoded by the coding sequence ATGGCCTCCCGAGCCTTCGATCTGGAGACTTTCGAAAAGCAGGCGGTTGAGGTTGCAGGCATTCTGCGCGCGCTCGCCAATGAGCGTCGGCTGATGATCCTGTGCCAACTCGTCGAATGCGGCGAGAGCAACGTGAATGCGCTGGCGGAAGCCGTGGGTCTGTCGCAATCGGCACTGTCGCAGCACCTCGCAAGGATGCGCGAGGAGGGCCTCGTCACCTTTCGGCGCGAAAGCCAGACGCTCTGGTATCGCATCGCCGATCCGCGCATCGAGCAACTCTTTGCCACGCTGCACAGGCTCTTTTGCAAGCCCACCAGGGCGAAGAACTAA
- a CDS encoding rhodanese family protein, whose amino-acid sequence MSLPTIKPAEARRLLDNGALLVDIREADEHAREKIPGARHLPLSKLDEIDLAVHQGKPVIFHCKSGARTQANAPRLAAKLGETCEAFIVEGGLDAWRKAGLPVVTDRRQPLELQRQVQIGAGSLAVVGTLLGLFASPWFFGVPAFVGAGLITAGLTGFCGMARILMRAPWNRGVYGSPARAG is encoded by the coding sequence ATGTCACTGCCCACCATCAAGCCAGCCGAGGCGCGCCGCCTTCTCGACAACGGTGCCCTCCTGGTCGACATCCGCGAAGCCGATGAGCACGCCCGCGAGAAGATCCCCGGCGCGCGGCACCTGCCCCTGTCGAAGCTCGACGAGATCGACCTTGCCGTGCATCAGGGCAAGCCGGTCATCTTCCACTGCAAAAGCGGCGCGCGCACTCAGGCCAACGCGCCGCGGCTCGCGGCGAAGCTCGGCGAAACCTGCGAAGCCTTTATCGTCGAAGGCGGGCTCGATGCGTGGCGCAAGGCGGGCCTGCCGGTCGTGACTGACCGGCGTCAACCGCTGGAGCTTCAGCGCCAGGTGCAGATCGGGGCCGGCAGTCTTGCCGTCGTGGGCACGCTGCTCGGCCTCTTCGCGTCGCCGTGGTTCTTCGGCGTGCCGGCCTTCGTTGGCGCCGGCCTGATCACGGCCGGCCTCACCGGCTTTTGCGGCATGGCCCGTATTCTCATGCGCGCGCCCTGGAACCGCGGTGTCTACGGCTCGCCAGCGCGAGCCGGGTGA
- a CDS encoding sulfite exporter TauE/SafE family protein encodes MLLSLTQGTLGLASGSLVGFSLGLVGGGGSILAVPLLVYLVGVSDPHVAIGTSAIAVAANAAANLANHARAGNVKWRCASVFALAGVAGAFLGSTLGKIVEGQKLLALFAIVMMVVGALMLKGRSGVGEPSVRLNRGNLPKLLALGLVTGALSGFFGIGGGFLIVPALIAATGMPILYAVGSSLVAVTAFGLTTAANYALSGLVDWYLAALFITGGVLGGLFGARSASSLAERKGALNTVFAALIFAVAIYTLARNLCLA; translated from the coding sequence ATGCTGCTGTCGCTGACCCAAGGCACGCTCGGCCTCGCTTCCGGCTCGTTGGTCGGATTCTCGTTGGGGCTGGTTGGGGGCGGCGGCTCAATTCTGGCCGTGCCGCTCCTCGTCTATCTGGTCGGGGTGTCGGATCCGCACGTCGCGATCGGCACCAGTGCGATCGCCGTCGCGGCGAATGCCGCCGCGAACCTCGCCAACCACGCCCGTGCCGGCAACGTAAAGTGGCGCTGCGCCTCCGTATTCGCACTCGCGGGCGTGGCTGGCGCCTTCCTCGGCTCCACCCTCGGCAAGATCGTCGAGGGCCAGAAGCTGCTGGCGTTGTTCGCCATCGTCATGATGGTCGTGGGCGCGCTGATGCTGAAGGGCCGCTCCGGCGTCGGCGAGCCGTCGGTCCGGCTCAACCGGGGGAACCTGCCGAAGCTCCTCGCCTTGGGGCTTGTCACGGGAGCCTTGTCCGGCTTCTTCGGGATCGGTGGCGGCTTTCTGATTGTGCCGGCACTCATCGCTGCCACCGGCATGCCGATCCTTTACGCGGTCGGCTCCTCTCTCGTGGCGGTGACCGCCTTTGGGCTGACGACGGCGGCCAACTACGCCCTGTCCGGCCTCGTCGATTGGTATCTTGCCGCGTTGTTTATCACCGGCGGCGTTCTCGGCGGGCTCTTTGGCGCCCGCTCGGCCAGCTCGCTCGCCGAGCGCAAAGGTGCGTTGAACACTGTGTTCGCGGCGCTCATATTCGCGGTGGCGATCTATACGCTGGCCCGCAATCTCTGCCTCGCGTGA
- a CDS encoding ABC transporter ATP-binding protein produces the protein MTAPPAVSIKNLRIALPKGAERPFAVDGVSLDLWPGKIVCVVGESGSGKSMCAHALMGLLPDTVSVTSGEIQFEGRDLLKLDDDGWRDLRGRRLAMIFQEPMTALNPLMRIGDQMAEMFEAHGLLTPKERRARALALAREVGLPDPERIVRAYPHQLSGGQRQRAMIAMALALEPAVLVADEPTTALDVTTQAQILKLIRNLQRNRNMAVMFITHDFGVVADIADQVVVLRHGKVVEEGPAAAVFSEPQHDYTKALLAAVPSMDPPARSPLDDEARTVEVIGLDKTYVTSGGWFREDRRVDAARAVNFNILKGETLGLVGESGSGKSSVARLVMRLIEADRGTVRIGETDLTSLSGKALRAERHRIQMIFQDPFASLNPRRKVGHIIADGPIAAGTDPKVAFDRARDLLKMVGLDAGALERYPHEFSGGQRQRIGIARALALEPEIIVADEAVSALDVSVQAQVLKLLEDLKARLGLSMLFITHDLRVAAQICDRIAVMQRGAIVELKPTAQLFAAPEHAYTRELLAAVPGRKERAPAA, from the coding sequence ATGACCGCCCCGCCCGCCGTCTCGATCAAGAACCTCAGGATCGCGCTGCCCAAGGGCGCCGAGCGTCCCTTCGCCGTCGACGGCGTCTCGCTGGACCTGTGGCCCGGCAAGATCGTCTGCGTCGTCGGAGAATCTGGCTCGGGCAAGTCGATGTGTGCCCATGCGCTGATGGGCCTGTTGCCGGACACGGTCTCGGTCACATCAGGCGAGATCCAGTTCGAGGGCCGCGACCTGCTTAAGCTCGACGACGACGGCTGGCGCGATTTGCGCGGCCGCCGGCTCGCAATGATCTTTCAGGAGCCGATGACCGCACTCAATCCCTTGATGCGGATCGGCGACCAGATGGCGGAGATGTTCGAGGCGCATGGCTTGCTGACGCCGAAAGAGCGGCGCGCAAGAGCGCTGGCGCTGGCGCGCGAGGTCGGCCTGCCCGACCCCGAGCGCATCGTGCGCGCCTATCCGCACCAGCTCTCCGGCGGCCAGCGCCAGCGCGCCATGATCGCGATGGCGCTCGCGCTCGAGCCCGCGGTGCTGGTCGCGGATGAGCCGACCACCGCGCTCGACGTCACCACGCAGGCGCAGATCCTGAAACTGATCCGCAACCTGCAGCGCAACCGCAACATGGCGGTGATGTTCATCACCCATGATTTCGGCGTGGTCGCCGACATCGCCGACCAGGTCGTGGTGCTCCGCCACGGCAAGGTCGTCGAGGAAGGTCCGGCCGCTGCCGTCTTCAGCGAGCCGCAGCACGACTACACCAAGGCGCTGCTCGCCGCCGTGCCGTCGATGGATCCGCCGGCGCGCAGCCCCCTCGACGACGAGGCGAGGACCGTCGAGGTGATCGGGCTGGACAAGACCTATGTCACCTCGGGCGGCTGGTTCCGCGAGGATCGCCGCGTCGATGCCGCGCGCGCGGTCAACTTCAACATCCTCAAGGGCGAGACGCTCGGCCTCGTCGGCGAATCCGGCTCCGGCAAGTCGTCGGTGGCGCGCCTCGTGATGCGGCTGATCGAGGCCGACCGCGGCACCGTGCGGATCGGCGAGACTGATCTCACCTCGCTCTCGGGCAAGGCGCTACGCGCCGAGCGTCATCGTATCCAGATGATCTTCCAGGATCCGTTCGCCTCGCTCAATCCGCGCCGCAAGGTCGGCCACATCATCGCCGACGGCCCGATCGCGGCCGGTACCGATCCGAAGGTGGCGTTCGATCGCGCCCGCGATCTCTTGAAGATGGTGGGCCTCGATGCCGGCGCACTCGAACGCTATCCGCACGAATTCTCCGGCGGCCAGCGCCAGCGCATCGGCATTGCCCGCGCGCTCGCGCTCGAGCCCGAGATCATCGTCGCCGACGAAGCCGTGTCCGCGCTCGACGTCTCCGTGCAGGCGCAAGTGTTGAAGCTGCTGGAAGACCTCAAGGCGCGCCTTGGTCTGTCGATGCTGTTCATCACCCATGACTTACGCGTCGCGGCGCAGATCTGCGACCGCATCGCGGTGATGCAGCGCGGCGCCATCGTCGAGTTGAAGCCGACGGCACAGCTCTTCGCCGCGCCCGAACATGCCTATACGCGTGAGCTGCTGGCGGCCGTGCCGGGACGGAAGGAGCGCGCGCCGGCGGCCTGA
- a CDS encoding ABC transporter permease yields MKQFWKSMLRSPSGVIGLIILLLAISVAVFGPMLFPNSPWRMVQRPFLPPFTLSAVPLGTDALGRDVFAGMIFGARVSLLVGLVSTLVALLVGVPIGAMAGYFGGKVDDALMRFTEFFQTIPSFALAIVLVAILQPSIYSIVASIAVVSWPPVARLVRGEVLSLRTREYVQAAVVTGQSHSWIILREILPNALSPVIVLASLMVATAILLESSLAFLGLGDPNLISWGYMVGAGRTVIRQAWWITVFPGVAILISVLGLNLIGEGLNDALNPRLSREGR; encoded by the coding sequence ATGAAACAGTTCTGGAAATCGATGCTGAGGAGCCCCAGCGGCGTCATCGGCCTCATCATCCTTCTGCTCGCGATCTCGGTCGCGGTGTTCGGGCCGATGCTGTTCCCGAACTCGCCCTGGCGCATGGTGCAGCGGCCGTTCCTGCCGCCTTTCACGCTCTCGGCTGTGCCGCTCGGCACCGACGCACTCGGCCGCGACGTGTTCGCCGGCATGATCTTCGGCGCCCGCGTCTCGCTACTGGTCGGTCTCGTCTCCACCCTGGTTGCGCTGCTCGTCGGGGTGCCGATCGGCGCCATGGCCGGCTATTTCGGCGGAAAGGTCGACGACGCCCTGATGCGCTTCACCGAATTCTTCCAGACCATTCCGAGTTTTGCGCTCGCCATCGTGCTGGTCGCGATCCTGCAGCCTTCGATCTATTCGATCGTGGCCTCGATCGCGGTGGTGAGCTGGCCGCCGGTCGCCCGCCTCGTCCGCGGCGAAGTGCTGTCGCTGCGCACGCGCGAATATGTCCAGGCCGCCGTCGTGACCGGGCAGTCGCACAGCTGGATCATCCTGCGCGAGATCCTGCCCAACGCGCTGTCGCCGGTGATCGTGCTGGCCTCGCTGATGGTCGCGACCGCGATCCTGCTGGAATCCTCGCTGGCGTTCCTTGGGCTGGGCGATCCCAACCTGATCTCCTGGGGCTACATGGTCGGCGCCGGCCGCACCGTGATCCGCCAGGCCTGGTGGATCACCGTATTTCCCGGCGTCGCCATCCTGATCTCGGTGCTCGGCCTGAACCTGATCGGCGAAGGCCTCAACGATGCGCTCAATCCGCGCCTGTCGCGGGAGGGGCGCTGA
- a CDS encoding ABC transporter permease, which yields MLSFVAQRVVKGVIVLLAIVVLNFFLIRLAPGDPAIVMAGEAGASDQVFVKQLREKFGLDKPLPEQLFIYVKGVATLDLGFSFRQQAPVAKLIGERLPATLLLTLTAFAISLTLGILFGTFAARFAGTFLDTAITVFALIFYAMPIFWVALMGILLFSVTMDWLPSFGYETVGANLTGLAHAVDVAKHLIMPAMTLGLFFMATYTRMTRASMLEVKRLDFVKTARAKGLSDAVIQRRHVLRNALLPVVTLAGVHSGTLIGGAVITETVFAWPGIGRLMYDALLQRDYNLLLGVFVICSAMVLIFNLITDLVYRLVDPRIEYAT from the coding sequence ATGCTCTCCTTCGTTGCTCAGCGTGTCGTGAAGGGCGTGATCGTCCTGCTCGCGATCGTCGTCCTCAATTTCTTCCTGATCCGGCTTGCGCCCGGCGACCCCGCGATCGTGATGGCGGGCGAGGCCGGCGCCAGCGACCAGGTCTTCGTCAAGCAGCTCCGGGAGAAGTTCGGCCTCGACAAGCCGCTGCCCGAGCAGCTCTTCATCTACGTCAAGGGCGTCGCCACCCTCGACCTCGGCTTCTCCTTCCGCCAGCAGGCGCCGGTCGCCAAGCTGATCGGCGAGCGGCTGCCGGCGACGCTGCTGCTGACGCTGACCGCCTTCGCGATCTCGCTGACGCTCGGCATCCTGTTCGGCACATTCGCGGCGCGCTTTGCCGGAACGTTCCTCGACACCGCCATCACCGTCTTCGCGCTGATCTTCTATGCCATGCCGATCTTCTGGGTGGCGCTGATGGGCATCCTGCTGTTCTCCGTCACCATGGATTGGCTGCCGAGCTTCGGTTACGAGACGGTCGGCGCCAACCTGACCGGTCTTGCCCACGCGGTCGACGTCGCAAAGCACCTGATCATGCCGGCGATGACGCTCGGCCTGTTCTTCATGGCGACCTACACCCGCATGACCCGCGCCTCGATGCTGGAGGTGAAGCGGCTCGACTTCGTCAAGACGGCGCGCGCCAAGGGCCTCTCCGACGCCGTGATCCAGCGCCGCCACGTGCTGCGCAATGCGCTGCTGCCGGTCGTGACGCTTGCCGGCGTGCATTCCGGCACGCTGATCGGCGGTGCCGTCATCACCGAGACCGTGTTCGCCTGGCCCGGCATCGGGCGGCTGATGTACGACGCGCTGCTGCAGCGGGACTACAATTTGCTGCTTGGCGTCTTCGTGATCTGCTCGGCCATGGTCCTCATCTTCAACCTCATCACCGACCTCGTCTATCGCCTGGTCGATCCGCGCATCGAATACGCCACATGA